A part of Larkinella insperata genomic DNA contains:
- a CDS encoding bifunctional UDP-N-acetylmuramoyl-tripeptide:D-alanyl-D-alanine ligase/alanine racemase has product MTIQEFDINTSDVYPLTDSRQLLSPTPGGAAKAVFFAIQGEHHDGHRFIPELYRKNVRQFVVETAALTPELRHQLAQWPDARVWEVGSSLKTLQEWAARHRSQFDIPVVGITGSNGKTIVKEWLAQVLSPDFRIQKSPKSYNSQVGVPLSVWPLNEQHTLGIFEAGISKPAEMQALQTIINPTVGIFTNIGSAHNEGFRSQKQKVAEKLRLFRQSDTLIYRKSYAEIDEETHLLLKAVNPAIRLISWSTEEPAEVVVSFTNHASGTLIRLQWDGKEYPIRLPFSDSASLENATHVLLASLVLGVADEAVLQDRFARLRPVSMRLELKEGIHRNLLIDDTYNNDLAGLSIALDFLNQQDAARQKVLVLSDLLETGMSADDLYPAIARMVAEKAVNQLVGVGTEISRFQSVFTVPSRFYATTQELLQSGYLNGLMDSVILVKGARRFSFESVINRFVQKSHRTILEINLDALTHNLNFYRNRVGAQTRIMVMVKAFAYGSGSAEVASLLQYHRVDYLAVAYADEGVALRENGIRLPIMVMNPSPQAFRQLIDYHLEPEIYSFRILAEWLQFLKQEKPAMDLPPIHLKLDTGMHRLGFLPDEVAALGQRLKENPVLRVASVFSHLVGSDEAEHTAFSLEQHRLLIEGAAKLEQELGYRPLRHLLNSAGIVRLPEFKLDMVRLGIGLYGVESSRLEPLQVQPIGTLKTVISQIKELKAGETVGYSRRGVLTHDARIATLAIGYADGYDRRLGNGVGQVWVNGVLCPTVGSVCMDMTMIDVTEAPAQEGDEAMLFGPQVSITDLASRIGTIPYEILTGVSERVKRVFYRE; this is encoded by the coding sequence ATGACAATTCAGGAATTTGACATTAATACGTCGGACGTTTATCCGCTGACCGACAGTCGGCAATTGCTGTCACCGACGCCGGGTGGAGCGGCCAAAGCTGTTTTTTTTGCCATTCAGGGTGAGCACCACGACGGTCACCGGTTTATCCCGGAACTCTACCGCAAAAACGTTCGGCAGTTTGTGGTCGAAACGGCGGCCCTGACGCCCGAACTCCGGCACCAACTGGCGCAATGGCCCGACGCCCGGGTGTGGGAAGTGGGCAGTAGCCTGAAAACCCTGCAGGAGTGGGCCGCCCGGCACCGCTCTCAGTTTGACATTCCGGTGGTGGGCATCACGGGCAGCAACGGCAAAACTATTGTGAAGGAATGGCTGGCGCAGGTTCTTTCCCCCGATTTTCGAATCCAGAAAAGCCCGAAAAGTTACAATTCGCAAGTGGGCGTTCCGTTGTCAGTCTGGCCGCTGAACGAACAGCACACGCTAGGGATTTTTGAAGCCGGGATTTCCAAACCGGCTGAGATGCAGGCCCTCCAGACGATCATCAATCCGACGGTCGGCATTTTTACCAACATCGGCTCGGCGCACAACGAGGGGTTCCGGTCGCAGAAGCAGAAAGTGGCTGAAAAACTGCGCCTGTTCCGGCAGTCGGATACGCTGATTTACCGGAAATCATACGCGGAAATTGACGAAGAAACGCACCTGCTGCTCAAAGCCGTCAACCCCGCCATTCGCCTGATCAGCTGGTCGACCGAGGAACCCGCTGAAGTGGTCGTTTCATTTACCAATCACGCCAGCGGAACCCTGATTAGGCTGCAATGGGATGGAAAAGAATACCCCATCCGGCTGCCGTTTTCGGATTCGGCTTCACTCGAAAACGCGACGCACGTGCTGCTGGCTTCGCTGGTGCTGGGCGTTGCCGACGAAGCCGTTTTGCAGGATCGCTTCGCCCGGCTGCGGCCGGTGTCGATGCGGCTGGAGTTAAAGGAAGGCATTCACCGCAACCTGCTGATCGACGACACCTACAACAACGACCTGGCGGGTTTGTCGATTGCGCTCGATTTCCTGAACCAGCAGGATGCCGCCCGCCAGAAGGTGCTGGTCCTGTCGGATTTGCTCGAAACCGGCATGAGCGCCGACGATCTTTACCCGGCCATAGCCCGGATGGTGGCCGAAAAAGCCGTCAATCAACTGGTCGGGGTCGGAACCGAAATCAGCCGGTTTCAATCCGTATTTACGGTACCCAGCCGGTTTTATGCAACCACCCAGGAATTGCTGCAATCGGGTTATCTGAACGGACTGATGGACTCGGTAATCTTGGTGAAAGGGGCCCGGCGGTTTTCGTTTGAAAGCGTTATCAATCGTTTCGTCCAGAAATCGCACCGAACGATTCTGGAAATCAACCTCGATGCGCTGACGCACAACCTGAATTTCTACCGCAACCGGGTAGGCGCCCAGACTCGGATTATGGTGATGGTCAAGGCGTTTGCCTACGGAAGCGGAAGCGCCGAGGTCGCCAGCCTGCTTCAGTACCACCGGGTCGATTACCTGGCCGTGGCCTACGCCGACGAGGGGGTAGCACTCCGAGAGAATGGGATTCGCCTGCCGATCATGGTGATGAATCCCTCCCCGCAGGCGTTTCGGCAACTGATTGATTACCACCTGGAGCCTGAAATTTATAGTTTCCGAATTCTGGCCGAATGGCTGCAGTTTCTGAAGCAGGAGAAACCGGCGATGGACCTTCCGCCCATCCACCTCAAGCTGGATACCGGAATGCACCGACTGGGCTTTTTACCGGACGAAGTGGCAGCGCTGGGCCAACGGCTGAAGGAAAATCCGGTGTTGCGCGTGGCATCGGTTTTCAGTCACCTGGTCGGGTCCGACGAAGCGGAACATACGGCTTTCTCCCTGGAGCAACACCGGCTGCTGATCGAGGGAGCGGCCAAACTGGAGCAGGAGTTGGGCTACCGACCGCTGCGGCATCTGCTTAATTCGGCCGGTATCGTGCGGTTGCCGGAATTTAAACTGGACATGGTTCGGCTTGGCATTGGCCTCTACGGGGTGGAGTCGAGCCGGCTGGAACCGCTGCAGGTACAACCCATTGGCACGCTGAAAACCGTCATCAGCCAGATCAAAGAACTAAAAGCCGGAGAAACCGTGGGCTACAGCCGGCGGGGTGTGTTAACCCACGACGCCCGCATCGCCACCCTGGCCATCGGGTATGCCGACGGCTACGACCGCCGACTGGGTAACGGGGTTGGGCAGGTTTGGGTCAACGGGGTGCTTTGCCCGACGGTGGGCAGTGTTTGCATGGACATGACCATGATTGATGTGACGGAGGCTCCGGCGCAGGAAGGGGACGAAGCTATGCTGTTTGGGCCCCAGGTTTCCATTACGGATCTGGCCAGCCGCATCGGGACGATCCCGTATGAAATTCTGACGGGTGTCAGCGAGCGGGTGAAGCGGGTGTTCTACCGGGAATAA
- a CDS encoding THUMP-like domain-containing protein produces the protein MPNWYANPELVFPPALSVEQASSERTAAYKASLLNPGGAKPALVVDLTGGMGVDALAFSQQADRVIYVEQQTDLAELAAHNLPKLGGTNIDFPHQTEPGIPADRFLAQFTGPADWLYLDPARRDRQGGKVVRLEDCEPNVLDWYRPTHPTGWRQKATSVLLKTSPLIDIETVMRQLPDVAAVHVVSVDNECKEVLFVLTANAGPDVTLQTVNLRSTGADEFFAFRRTEERTAEVSFHDPMRYLYEPNPSLLKAGAFRIVAERLGLCKLAPNSHLYTSNELVPDFPGRSFEVLGSCKPDRKEVQSFLPEHKANLSVRNFPEATETLRKKLGIATGGDLYLFATTLFDNKKRILITRKPIHPSLLS, from the coding sequence TTGCCAAACTGGTATGCCAATCCGGAACTGGTGTTTCCCCCCGCCCTGTCGGTTGAGCAGGCGTCGTCGGAGCGGACGGCAGCTTACAAGGCTTCTCTTCTGAACCCAGGCGGTGCAAAACCAGCGCTGGTTGTTGATCTAACGGGCGGTATGGGCGTCGATGCACTGGCTTTTTCCCAACAGGCCGATCGCGTTATTTACGTTGAACAGCAAACCGATCTGGCGGAACTGGCGGCCCATAATCTGCCCAAACTGGGCGGCACCAACATTGATTTTCCGCACCAGACCGAACCGGGCATCCCGGCCGACCGCTTTTTGGCCCAATTTACGGGACCGGCCGACTGGCTGTACCTGGACCCGGCCCGGCGCGACCGTCAGGGTGGCAAGGTGGTCCGGCTGGAAGATTGCGAGCCCAACGTGCTGGACTGGTACCGACCCACCCACCCGACCGGCTGGCGACAAAAGGCCACTTCGGTGCTCTTGAAAACCTCCCCGCTGATTGACATTGAAACGGTTATGAGGCAACTTCCGGACGTGGCTGCCGTTCATGTGGTGTCGGTCGATAATGAATGCAAAGAAGTCCTGTTTGTTTTAACGGCAAATGCGGGTCCGGACGTTACCCTACAAACGGTCAATCTTCGTTCTACGGGTGCGGATGAATTCTTTGCCTTTCGCCGGACGGAAGAGCGAACAGCGGAAGTCTCGTTTCACGATCCGATGCGTTACTTATACGAACCCAATCCGTCTTTACTCAAAGCGGGCGCCTTCCGCATCGTGGCCGAACGGCTGGGTTTGTGTAAACTGGCCCCGAATAGCCATCTGTACACCAGCAACGAACTGGTACCCGACTTCCCGGGTCGCTCGTTTGAGGTGTTGGGCAGTTGCAAACCGGATCGGAAAGAAGTGCAGTCTTTTTTACCGGAACACAAAGCGAACCTGAGTGTCCGGAACTTCCCGGAAGCCACTGAAACTCTGCGCAAAAAGCTGGGAATTGCCACCGGCGGTGACCTGTATCTGTTTGCAACGACGCTTTTTGATAACAAGAAACGAATATTAATTACAAGAAAACCCATTCATCCATCGTTACTTTCATGA
- the corA gene encoding magnesium/cobalt transporter CorA produces the protein MSRRRYKHSEKKVGASPGTLIYVGQDIDYKTKIRRIDYNEANYTVEDIRRLASCSRPDATSDRVSWLDVDGIHEPRVVERIGQQYKLHPLLLEDVMNSQQKPKVEEYDGSYLFATLKMLYFKPASEELDSEHLSFVLGKNYLISFQEERRADLFQPVLDRIQASAGKTRRNGSDYLLYALMDLVVDHYFVVLDTIGEKLEVLEDSIIRQKAGQDTLTHLYTLKRELTLMRKAVWPVREMLSRLLLEESELIRPTTIPFLRDLYDHVVQVLDSIDSYRELATGLLDVYLSTLSNRMNSVMKTLTIFSAIFMPLTFIVGVYGMNFDNMPELHTRNGYFVVLGIMAVLTVLMIIYFRRRRWF, from the coding sequence ATGAGCAGACGCCGGTATAAACATTCGGAGAAAAAGGTAGGGGCCTCACCCGGAACCCTGATCTATGTGGGTCAGGATATTGATTACAAAACCAAAATTCGCCGGATCGATTACAACGAAGCGAATTACACCGTCGAAGACATTAGACGACTGGCTTCGTGCAGCCGACCGGACGCAACATCCGACAGGGTGTCCTGGCTGGATGTGGACGGTATTCACGAGCCTAGGGTGGTTGAGCGGATTGGGCAGCAGTATAAGTTGCATCCGCTGCTGCTCGAAGATGTGATGAATTCCCAGCAGAAACCGAAAGTAGAGGAGTACGACGGTTCTTACCTGTTTGCGACGCTGAAGATGCTCTACTTCAAACCCGCGAGCGAGGAACTGGACAGTGAACACCTCAGTTTTGTGCTGGGTAAAAACTACCTGATTTCCTTTCAGGAAGAACGCCGGGCAGACCTGTTTCAGCCGGTTCTCGACCGCATTCAGGCGTCGGCGGGTAAAACCCGGCGCAACGGTTCGGATTACCTTCTCTACGCTCTGATGGATTTGGTCGTTGACCATTACTTTGTGGTGCTTGATACCATTGGGGAGAAGCTGGAAGTGCTGGAAGACAGCATCATCCGGCAGAAGGCCGGGCAGGACACGCTGACTCATCTGTATACCCTGAAACGCGAATTGACCCTGATGCGCAAGGCCGTCTGGCCCGTGCGCGAAATGCTGAGCCGCCTGTTGCTGGAAGAAAGCGAGCTGATTCGGCCCACCACCATCCCGTTTCTGCGCGACCTCTACGATCACGTTGTGCAGGTGCTGGACAGCATCGACTCGTACCGCGAACTGGCCACGGGGCTGCTTGATGTCTATCTTTCGACGCTCAGCAACCGGATGAACTCGGTCATGAAAACACTCACAATTTTTTCCGCTATTTTTATGCCCCTAACCTTTATCGTGGGCGTTTACGGAATGAATTTTGACAACATGCCGGAACTGCACACCCGCAACGGTTATTTTGTCGTGTTGGGTATCATGGCGGTTCTGACGGTTCTGATGATCATTTACTTCCGACGGCGAAGGTGGTTTTAA
- a CDS encoding universal stress protein yields the protein MKNILVPTDFTGTSELALAWAKFLAKHYSQGGQETMITLAHVTQPYIPDSTLPTGEVGVGMMAVQEMEDVGELNLQEIADQLEREGFKTRIESRVGSIDSEIVDVADELKPDLIVMGRSHIDSFFDWLAGSSAADVAMTAHCPVLVVPTLDHSQSVPVRLQNIAYATQLEFDENHILRPVVQLARTFQSNLRLVKIKAVNQPNVREDSQYWAQIESEFGQGRLVEDTVDADNVVEGLTKYTQTNQVDLLVMATRERDFLSKLLNPSLTKRMVLNSDVPVLVYHAEENY from the coding sequence ATGAAAAACATACTGGTTCCCACGGACTTTACTGGCACTTCTGAACTGGCCCTCGCCTGGGCAAAATTTCTGGCCAAACATTATAGCCAGGGCGGTCAGGAAACAATGATAACACTCGCGCATGTCACCCAGCCCTATATTCCGGATTCTACGTTACCAACTGGCGAAGTTGGTGTGGGGATGATGGCCGTGCAGGAGATGGAAGACGTCGGGGAATTAAATCTACAGGAAATTGCCGATCAGCTGGAACGGGAGGGATTCAAAACCCGCATCGAAAGCCGGGTTGGTTCCATTGACAGCGAAATTGTGGACGTAGCCGACGAGCTGAAACCGGACCTGATTGTGATGGGCCGAAGCCACATCGACTCCTTTTTTGACTGGCTGGCGGGAAGTTCGGCGGCCGATGTGGCCATGACGGCTCATTGCCCGGTGCTGGTAGTTCCCACGCTCGATCACAGCCAAAGCGTTCCGGTTCGCTTGCAGAATATCGCCTACGCCACCCAACTGGAATTCGACGAAAATCACATTTTACGACCGGTTGTGCAACTCGCCCGTACGTTTCAGTCCAACCTGCGGCTGGTCAAAATTAAGGCGGTTAATCAGCCGAATGTTCGCGAAGACAGCCAGTATTGGGCGCAGATTGAGTCGGAATTTGGGCAGGGGCGGTTGGTGGAGGACACCGTTGATGCCGACAATGTGGTTGAGGGCCTGACGAAATACACGCAAACCAATCAGGTCGATTTGCTGGTGATGGCAACTCGTGAACGGGATTTTCTGAGTAAATTACTGAATCCGAGCCTGACGAAGCGCATGGTATTGAACTCCGACGTACCGGTGCTGGTCTACCACGCGGAAGAAAATTACTGA
- the polA gene encoding DNA polymerase I, with product MTKPQKKLFLLDALALIYRAHFAFSKSPRINSRGLNTSCVFGFTNALLEILQKEKPTHIGVAFDSSKKTFRHDTFVDYKANRQAMPEDISIAIPYVKKLVEAMNIPILILDGYEADDIIGTLAKRAAKADFEVFMMTPDKDYGQLVEEHIYVYRPAFMGKAAEKLGVKEVLDRWQIQEISQVTDMLGLMGDSVDNIPGIPGVGEKTAQKLVAEFGTVENLIANADKLKGKLKENVVQFAQQGLLSKQLATIHLDVPLDFNETALLHTDPDKPKLSALLDELEFRQLRRRLVGDDEADPIPFPVVPRPAAKGQMGLFDEETVLAPAALPSAEKPSGTSDLPFVDETQPARTDAITAFEKNARPAVVANTAEMQPDWTETEPDERKHEPRRTIYSVVHDYRLVDTPELRQSLVYYLNQQETLCFDSETTSTDPVEADLVGLSFAYRKGEAFYVPVPADREGAQAIVEEFRSVFENPAIIKVGQNLKYDMLMLKKYGVEVQGKLFDTMVAHYLIEPEQRHNMDIMAMTHLNYDPVSIETLIGKKGPKQLSMRDVEVQKVVEYAGEDADITLQLKDTFAPMLEKNQLTKLFDEVEMPLVRVLSEMELGGVKVDVNALNELSATLETDMRQVQSEIYELAGGPFNIGSPKQLGEVLFDKLKLDNKAKKTKTGQYATGEEVLTELEADHEIARKILDYRELVKLKNTYVDALPLLISPRDGRIHTSFNQAVAATGRLSSTNPNLQNIPIRTPRGREIRKAFVPHSDEFLIMSADYSQIELRIMAAFSGDQTMLDAFNNGIDIHTQTASKVFKVPLDQVDSDMRRKAKMVNFGIIYGISAFGLARRLRIPRKEAAEIIQEYFAGFPAIKQYMDQSIEKARKLEYAETILGRRRYLRDINSRNMTDRSFAERNAINAPIQGSAADMIKIAMIKIDEFIRENRLKSRMILTVHDELVFDAHKDELDLLRENVSHLMANAIPLAVKMETGIGVGVNWLDAH from the coding sequence ATGACAAAACCACAGAAGAAACTCTTTTTACTGGACGCGCTGGCTCTGATCTACCGCGCCCATTTTGCCTTCAGCAAGTCACCCCGGATCAACTCGCGGGGATTGAACACCAGTTGCGTTTTCGGTTTTACGAACGCGCTGCTGGAAATTCTTCAGAAAGAAAAACCGACCCACATCGGCGTTGCGTTCGATAGCAGCAAAAAAACCTTCCGGCACGACACATTCGTCGACTACAAGGCCAATCGGCAGGCCATGCCCGAAGACATCAGTATTGCCATTCCGTACGTGAAAAAGCTGGTGGAGGCCATGAACATTCCCATCCTGATCCTGGATGGTTACGAAGCGGACGACATCATCGGAACCCTCGCTAAACGGGCCGCCAAAGCCGACTTTGAGGTATTTATGATGACCCCGGATAAGGATTACGGCCAACTGGTGGAAGAACATATTTACGTATACCGTCCGGCTTTCATGGGCAAAGCCGCCGAAAAACTGGGCGTTAAAGAAGTGCTGGACCGCTGGCAGATTCAGGAAATCAGTCAGGTGACCGATATGCTGGGGCTGATGGGCGATTCGGTCGATAACATTCCGGGGATTCCGGGGGTGGGCGAGAAAACCGCCCAGAAACTCGTGGCTGAATTCGGAACGGTTGAGAATCTGATTGCCAATGCCGATAAGCTGAAAGGCAAGCTGAAAGAGAACGTCGTACAGTTTGCGCAGCAGGGCCTGCTCTCGAAACAACTGGCGACGATCCACCTGGATGTGCCCCTTGATTTTAACGAAACCGCCCTGCTTCATACCGATCCGGATAAGCCGAAACTATCTGCCCTGCTGGACGAGCTTGAATTCCGCCAACTGCGCCGTCGGCTGGTGGGCGATGATGAAGCGGACCCCATTCCGTTTCCGGTGGTACCCCGACCGGCCGCCAAAGGTCAGATGGGCTTGTTCGACGAAGAAACCGTTCTGGCACCGGCCGCTCTGCCGAGTGCCGAAAAACCGTCCGGGACGTCTGATCTGCCCTTCGTGGATGAAACGCAGCCTGCCCGTACCGATGCCATAACGGCTTTTGAGAAAAACGCCCGACCGGCGGTCGTGGCCAATACGGCGGAGATGCAGCCGGATTGGACCGAAACCGAACCCGACGAGCGCAAACACGAGCCCCGGCGGACCATCTATTCGGTGGTGCACGATTACCGGCTGGTCGATACGCCCGAACTACGGCAGAGCCTGGTGTATTATTTGAACCAGCAGGAGACCCTCTGTTTTGACTCCGAAACCACCTCGACCGATCCGGTGGAAGCCGATCTGGTGGGCCTGTCGTTTGCCTACCGCAAGGGGGAAGCTTTTTATGTACCCGTACCGGCCGACCGGGAAGGAGCGCAGGCCATTGTTGAAGAGTTCCGGAGCGTATTTGAGAATCCGGCTATCATTAAAGTGGGCCAGAACCTCAAGTACGACATGCTGATGCTGAAAAAATACGGCGTTGAGGTACAGGGCAAACTGTTCGATACCATGGTGGCCCACTACCTGATTGAACCGGAGCAGCGGCATAACATGGACATCATGGCAATGACCCACCTGAACTACGACCCCGTTTCCATCGAAACGCTGATCGGGAAAAAAGGCCCGAAACAGTTGTCGATGCGCGATGTGGAAGTCCAAAAGGTGGTTGAATACGCCGGGGAAGATGCGGATATTACGCTGCAACTGAAAGATACGTTTGCGCCGATGCTGGAGAAAAACCAGCTGACCAAACTGTTTGACGAGGTGGAAATGCCGCTGGTGCGCGTGCTGAGCGAAATGGAACTGGGCGGGGTAAAGGTAGACGTAAACGCCCTGAACGAACTCTCGGCCACGCTGGAAACCGATATGCGGCAGGTGCAGAGTGAGATTTACGAACTGGCGGGCGGGCCGTTCAACATTGGTTCGCCGAAGCAGCTGGGTGAAGTTCTGTTTGATAAACTGAAGCTGGATAACAAAGCAAAGAAAACCAAAACCGGGCAATACGCAACGGGCGAGGAGGTGCTGACCGAGCTGGAAGCCGATCATGAAATTGCTCGCAAGATTCTGGATTACCGGGAGTTAGTAAAGCTGAAGAATACTTACGTCGACGCGCTGCCGCTGCTGATCAGTCCGCGCGATGGCCGCATTCACACCTCGTTCAACCAGGCGGTGGCGGCAACGGGCCGGTTGAGTTCAACCAACCCAAACCTGCAAAATATCCCGATCCGGACGCCACGGGGCCGCGAGATCCGGAAAGCGTTTGTGCCCCACAGCGATGAGTTTTTGATTATGTCGGCGGATTACTCGCAGATCGAACTGCGGATTATGGCGGCTTTCAGCGGGGACCAGACCATGCTCGATGCGTTTAACAACGGAATCGATATTCACACCCAGACCGCCAGCAAGGTATTTAAAGTGCCACTGGATCAGGTGGATTCCGACATGCGCCGGAAAGCTAAAATGGTCAACTTTGGGATTATTTACGGTATTTCGGCGTTTGGCCTGGCCCGGCGGCTGCGGATTCCGCGCAAGGAAGCGGCCGAGATCATTCAGGAATACTTCGCCGGTTTTCCCGCCATCAAACAGTACATGGATCAATCCATCGAAAAGGCGCGGAAACTCGAATACGCCGAAACCATCCTGGGCCGGCGCCGGTACCTGCGCGACATCAACTCGCGCAACATGACCGACCGGAGTTTTGCGGAGCGCAACGCCATTAACGCACCGATACAGGGGTCGGCGGCCGATATGATCAAAATTGCAATGATCAAAATCGACGAATTCATCCGGGAAAACCGCCTGAAATCCCGCATGATCCTGACGGTTCATGACGAATTGGTTTTTGATGCGCACAAGGACGAGCTGGATCTGTTGCGGGAGAACGTATCGCACCTGATGGCAAACGCAATTCCACTGGCCGTGAAGATGGAAACCGGAATTGGCGTGGGTGTCAATTGGCTGGATGCCCATTGA
- a CDS encoding 3-keto-disaccharide hydrolase has product MKKSLFTSIFIAFLGITTLLAGPIDGKWTGKIGDDYALTLNLKAEGDKLTGTIGNNDGDLPINDGKVNGNEFSFVTEYQGNKLPIKGRVEGEKLYLSVDYNGTELTGTFTKQGGSATASAAQQPKAKPEDTEVWNPVPKVVTPGKTPLDAPSDAIILFDGKNLDQWVSVKDKSPAQWTVKNGLLTVNKAVGNIETKRSFKNYQLHIEWKIPEKITLTGQSRGNSGIFLASTGGGDAGYELQVLDSYENKTYSNGQAGSIYKQGMPLANASKKPGEWQVYDVIWTAPTFNADGSVQTPAHVTVIHNGAVVQNNFELKGETVYIGQPQYKKYDAAPIKLQAHGDPSEPISFRNIWVREL; this is encoded by the coding sequence ATGAAGAAATCCCTCTTCACTTCGATTTTTATTGCCTTTTTGGGCATCACAACTCTATTGGCCGGTCCGATTGATGGAAAATGGACCGGAAAAATTGGCGACGATTACGCATTGACGCTGAACCTGAAGGCGGAAGGTGATAAACTAACCGGAACCATCGGTAACAACGACGGCGATCTTCCCATTAATGATGGAAAAGTAAACGGCAACGAATTTTCGTTTGTGACCGAGTATCAGGGCAATAAGCTTCCGATCAAAGGCCGGGTAGAAGGTGAAAAGCTGTATTTATCCGTCGATTACAACGGTACGGAATTAACCGGTACCTTCACCAAACAGGGTGGTTCGGCGACCGCCAGCGCTGCTCAGCAGCCCAAAGCAAAACCGGAAGATACCGAAGTCTGGAACCCGGTACCCAAAGTGGTCACGCCGGGCAAAACGCCGTTGGATGCGCCCTCCGACGCCATCATTCTGTTCGACGGTAAAAACCTGGATCAGTGGGTATCGGTGAAAGACAAATCGCCTGCCCAGTGGACGGTGAAAAATGGTTTGCTGACCGTCAACAAAGCTGTCGGCAACATCGAAACCAAGCGCTCGTTCAAGAATTACCAGCTCCACATCGAGTGGAAAATTCCGGAAAAAATTACGCTGACGGGGCAGAGCCGCGGTAACAGCGGTATTTTCCTGGCGTCGACGGGTGGTGGTGATGCCGGTTACGAGTTGCAGGTGCTGGACTCGTACGAAAACAAAACCTACTCGAACGGTCAGGCCGGTAGCATCTATAAACAAGGCATGCCGTTGGCGAATGCCAGCAAAAAACCGGGTGAATGGCAGGTGTACGACGTAATCTGGACAGCCCCGACCTTCAATGCTGACGGTTCGGTGCAGACGCCCGCCCATGTAACGGTCATTCACAACGGAGCCGTGGTTCAGAACAACTTCGAGCTAAAAGGTGAAACGGTTTATATCGGACAGCCGCAGTACAAAAAATACGATGCCGCCCCGATTAAGCTCCAGGCGCACGGTGACCCCAGCGAGCCGATCAGCTTCCGCAACATCTGGGTTCGGGAGTTGTAA